Within the bacterium genome, the region TTCGCGTACGAGGGTCTCGATCGCCGCGTCCGCACCGACCTCGCGCACGCCGACGACCCCGTGGTAGACCGCGACCTGACCGATCCCATCCGAGGCGTCCACGCCGAAGCGGGTGCCCTTTACGCTGACCACGACGGTGGGCGTGTGGACCTCGAAGCGGCGTCCGCCGCGACGCAGGACGTCGAAGAGCGAATTGCCGCGCTCGAGGTCCACGCGGTCGGCCGCGCTCGTCGGCGGCGGCAGCCGCAGCATGGAGTTCTCGTGCACGCGAAGCGTACCGGCATCCATCACGATCTCGACCCGGCCGTCCGCTCCCGTTCGGATGCGTTCGTTCGGCGCGAGCGTGTCGCCTTCCGAGAGGGCGCGCCACATGGGCGGCTCCCCCGAGCCGATCTCGACCGCGCCCGAGACCTGGCGCGCAACCGCGTCGGCCATCGCCGTGCCGCCCGAAAGGACAAGGGCGAGCAGGACCAGGACGATCGTCCCGGTTCGGCTCGCGTGCTTCGTCACGTTGCTTCGTTTCTGCATCGGTCTTCCTCCGATGATGAGAGCCCCCCGGCCCTCGAGATGAATGGAATCTGTCTAGTCCGTCGACACGCGGATGACCGCGCCGGCGAGTTGCTTGTCGTAGTCGAAGACGTCGACGTTCGAGACGCGGCGCGTGCCGCGCCAGTAGAGCTCGAGGGCGACGTGCGGAACGATCTCGCGCCTCACCGCGATCCGACCGCTCACGATGTCGTCGCGTCGCTTGCGGTCTCCGCCGGTGCCGAGGAAGTACGTGAAGTTGTCGTTGTGATACCGGTCGTGCGTGTAGGCCGCCTCGAGCCGCAGCTGGAGTTCGCACGGCAGGCGGAACGTGCCGAACGCGCGCGCGCGCCAGCTGTCGAAATCGAAGTCCCCGTCGAAACCGTCCGGCGTGCCGAAGGTCTTCGCCTGGGTCAGGCTGCGGGACCAGGAGCCCGAGAAGGAGAGCCAGGACTGCTCGATCCTGAGCGGCAGGAAGTACTCGACGCCCAGGCTGTAGGTCATCGCGTCGCGTTCCCACGGCGTGAAGGGGGCGTCATCGTGGTACTCGGCCACGTCGACATGAGCGAAGGTCCGAAGGGCCCCCCAGGCCGGTCCGAACGATCGGATCAGGCTCGGTCGGATCGAGCCGATCGTCGCCTCGTTGTCGAGATCCTGGAGCGTGCTCGCCGCGATGGCGTCGAGTCGCACCAGATACTTCTCGTCGAGGCTCCAGGCGCCGCTCGCGAAGAAGGTATTCCCGACCACGTCGAAGTCGGTCAGGTCGTGGTGGCGCGTCTGGTCGAAGCGATAGCCGAGCGTGAGCGCACCCCGCTCCGAGGCCCACGGTCGCCCGGAGGCGCCCACGCCCCAGACGCCGCGGAAGTCGTCGCTGCCGCTTGCGCCCGTCTGGCTCTCGGTGCTCTCGAGGGTGACGTTGTCGTCGTACTCGACGCCGGCGTAGCCATCGAGCCGGAAGCGATCTTCGAGCGAGAGCGCTTCGCGCTCGCGCAGCAGCAGGCGCGCACGCACCGCAGTGTCCCCCGTCGGGTCCTGCTCGAGGATCTCGCGCAGGAGCGCCACCGCCTCGTCTTCCCGACCGAGGTCGAAGAGTCCGAGCGCCTGCCCGAGCAACGCCTCGGAGAGCAGCGCCGGCTCGAGCTCCGCCGCGGCCCGGAACGCCCGATTCGCTTCGGGCACGAGTTGCTGGGCCCGATAGGCGACGGCGCGATAGAAGTGGGCGAGCGCGCTGTGCGGCCGCTCGTCGATCTCCTCGTCGAGGAGCGCGAGCGCCTGACCGTTGGCCCCGATGTCGAGGAGGCTGCGCGCGATCTCGACGCGTGCGCCGGGGCGACGGTCCGGCCAGCGATCGAGGTAGTCCCGGGTCGCGGCGACCGCGGCGGTCGAGTCGCCGGCGTTCGCGAGCTTGCGCGCGAGCGCCCAGTGCAGGTCCGGATCGGATGGATGGGCCTCGATCGCCCGACGCAGGCGGTCGACGACGGACGTCGACGGAGTCTCGGCGTGGGCGAATCCGATCGGCCCCCCGAATGCGAGCAGGACGATGAGAAGGAGGACGCGACGACTCATTGGTGCGGCACCCCGTGGCCACTCGTCCGGGCGATCAGCTCGAGCATCTCGTCGCCCTGCTCGTGCAGGACCTCGAAGAAGAGATCGACCAGCTCCGGATCGAACTGCCGGCCGCGGCCCTTCACGAGGAGATCTCGGACCTCCGTCTGGCTGAAGGCCGGCTTGTAGGGGCGGGCCGTGGAGAGCGCGTCCCAGACGTCGACGATCGTGACGATGCGCGCCGCGAGCGGGATCTCTTCCCCTTCGAGGCCGTCGGGGTAGCCGCCGCCGTCCCATCGCTCGTGGTGGTGCATCACGCAGTGGAGCGTGGTCTCCTCGAGACCGACGACCGGCGCGACGATGCCGGCCCCGATCTCGGGATGGCGCTCCATCTCGCGGCGCTCCTCGCCGTCGAGTCGTCCGGGTTTGTTGAGCACCGCATCGCGGATGCCGATCTTGCCGACGTCGTGGAGCAGCGCGCCGAGCTCCATGGCTCGGATCTCGTCCTCCGGCATTCCGAGGCGCGCGCCCATCAGCGACGAGAACGCGGCGAGCCGGCGGCAATGCTGGTCCGTGTAGCCGTCGCGCGCCTCGACGGCGCTCGCGACCGCGGCGATCGACGACTCGAAGGTCTCGCGCAGGCGCTCGATGAGCCGCAGGTTCTGGGCGGTGAGTGCGAGCTGGGCGCTCACCGTCGCGATCGTGCGCGAATGGATCGCGTCGACGGCCTGGCCCGCGCGGCCGAACACGACGAGCACGCCGACGGACTCCGGACCCGCAACGAGCGGCGCGTAGACCACGCGGGCGCTCGGGAGGGTCGGCTCGGGCGTCTCGATCGTGCGCTGCTCCTCGAGCGCACACGCCGCTTCCGCCTCGTCGAAGCGGAGCACCTCGTCGCTCCCGCCGTGGGGGCGCCACTCGAGATGCTCCCTCGTGAGCGAACCGTCCGGAAGGGCGCGGATCAGCACGATGCCGCGGGCGCCCACGACGTCGCCGAGCAGCTCGAGGGCGAGCTCGAGGCCGGTCTGCGGCCCGTCGTCAGTGGAGCCCTTGCGGGTCGCTTCGCCGATCCGCTCGAGGGCCACGAGCGACGACTCGTGCGCCTGGGCCCGCAGATGGAAGTGGCGCTGGAGACGCTCGATGCCGAGCGCATAGCGCGCGGCCAGGAAGGCGAGGGGAACGATCACGGGCATCGCCCAGCCCGCGAACCAGAGCGCCGCCCAGCCCGAGAGCGCGACCGCGCCGGCGAGACCGAGGAAGAGCGCCAGGCGCGTGACCGTACGCTCGCCCGAGCGCCCTCGGGTCAGCACGGCGAGCACGCAGAGCAGCGCGGCGGCGAGGAGACGCGGAGCGGACCGCTGGATCGCTTCGTCCATCGCCTCGGCGGCGGCCGTGCGGTAGGCGATCGCCTGGATCATCACGCCGGGCAGCGCCGGCGAGGGCGGCGTGGGCCACAGGTCCTGGAACTCGGCCGCCGTGGCGCCGATGAACACTGCGCGTCCCTCGACCTCCTTCGGGTCGAAGCTTCCCTCGATCAGATCGATGTACGAGATCGTCTGGATCTCGGGCCAGTGGCGTCGATAGTCGACGCGGGTCGCGTCGTGGGCGTCGAGCGCATGCTCGATTCGTGCGCGCAGCGTCTCGGGTGCCGCGACGGCGAGCGCAGCGCGCGCGAGCGACGGAATCCGCTCGCCGGAGATCGCGCTCGCGCGCGGTGCGTGGCGGACGACGCCGTCGGGGTCGATCGGAACGAGCACGCTGCCGAGCGACGCCGCGGCACGCTCGAGCGACGGGATCGGACGGTTGACGATCTCGAGCTCGGCGCCGCTCTCGAGCCGCTGGATCTGCGAGAAGGTCGCGAGCACGCCGCGCCCGCTCGCCCGCAGGCTCTCCGCCAGACGCGCGTCGTCCTCGGGCGTGGAGGCGGACGAGAAGTCGATGTCGAAGGCGATGGCCCGCGCGCCCGCCGCGGTGAGCGCGTCAACCGCGCGCGCGTGGGTGCTCCGCCGCCAGGGCCACGGCTCGCTGGCGCGCAGACTGCGCGGGTCGATGGTGACGACCGCGACGTCCGGCAGTGCGAGCGTCGGCTTCGGCCCCGCCGTCGGCGCGAGCCGCACGAATGCGTCATGGACGCGTCGATCGACGGACTGGCCGACGTCGAGCGACAGCGCGCCGACCGCGATCGTCAGGACGCACGCCACCGGGATGACACTGAGCCATCGCGGGTCTTTCCATGCACTCGCCTTCATGCGAAACCTTGAATCGGCTTGCAAATTCAGGCACTTGAGTCGATCTGCGGAGGTGAACGCAGCGCGGATGCACCTCCGCCGAATGCGACGCGCGGCACGGCAGGGTCGACGCATGCCGCGCGCAGATCGGCGGCAGCTGCGATCGTTCGACGGGCCCCGCCTCCAGCTCGACGGTCCCCCTCGGACCCGGCGTACGATGGGGATTTCGGGTCGGGGGCGCGTCGGAGGCCTCACTCGACGAGCGACCCCGGCGTCGGTCGTGCCGCAAGCGCTAGTCTCGTTGGAGCGATCATGCCCACGCGCCTAAGACACCTTCTCGACGCAGCGCCCATCGCGCTCGACGTCGCCGCCGACTCAGTCGACGAGGCGGTCGAGGCGCTCGTCGACGTACTGATCGAATCCGGTGCGCTGTCGGCCGAGCGCCGAGAGCGGGTCCTGCGCGAGATCCTCGATCGCGAGCAGGAGCAGTCGACGGCACTCGGCCAGGGCGTCGCCGTGCCCCATGGCTTCCTCGACGAGCTCGACGCTCCGCTCGTCGCGCTGGCGCGCCTGCGCGATCCGCTCGACGCCGCCGCGCCGGACGGCGAGCCCGTCGAGCTCGTCTACCTCATCACCGGCGGGCGGGCGGACGCGGGGCTCCACCTCGAGCTCCTGATGTCGATCGCCCGCCTGCAGTCCGATCCCCAGTTCCGTCGGGACGTCGATGCGGCGACGATGCCCGGTCAGATCCTCGACGCCGTCGATGCGTTCCTGGCGCGAAGCGAAGCGCCGGTCGTCGCGCCGGGTCGTCCGGACGGCCTCGACGTCCGGGGGTTCGCACGGGGTGTGCTGGAAGACATCCGGCGTCGCCTCCCGCTCTACGCGAGCGACTTCGCGGACGGTCTCCATCCGAAGTCCGTCGCCGCGATCCTCTTTCTCTTCTTCGCGTGCGTCGCGCCCGCCGTCGCGTTCGGCGGATTGATGGCCGCGTTGACGGGTGGCGAGATCGGCGCGATGGAGATGATCGTCGCGACGGCCATCGGCGGAACGCTCTACGCCCTCTTCTCGGGCCAGCCACTCACGATCCTCGGCGGAACGGGGCCGATGCTCGTCTTCACCGGCATGCTCTACGAGTTGTGCGGACTGCTCGAGCTGCCCTTCCTGCCCGCCTACGCCTGGGTCGGGCTCTGGACGGCCGCGTTCACCATCCTCTGCGCGGTGACCGGGGCGAGCTCGCTGATCCGATACTGCACGCGATTCACGGACGAAGTCTTCG harbors:
- a CDS encoding tetratricopeptide repeat protein; its protein translation is MSRRVLLLIVLLAFGGPIGFAHAETPSTSVVDRLRRAIEAHPSDPDLHWALARKLANAGDSTAAVAATRDYLDRWPDRRPGARVEIARSLLDIGANGQALALLDEEIDERPHSALAHFYRAVAYRAQQLVPEANRAFRAAAELEPALLSEALLGQALGLFDLGREDEAVALLREILEQDPTGDTAVRARLLLREREALSLEDRFRLDGYAGVEYDDNVTLESTESQTGASGSDDFRGVWGVGASGRPWASERGALTLGYRFDQTRHHDLTDFDVVGNTFFASGAWSLDEKYLVRLDAIAASTLQDLDNEATIGSIRPSLIRSFGPAWGALRTFAHVDVAEYHDDAPFTPWERDAMTYSLGVEYFLPLRIEQSWLSFSGSWSRSLTQAKTFGTPDGFDGDFDFDSWRARAFGTFRLPCELQLRLEAAYTHDRYHNDNFTYFLGTGGDRKRRDDIVSGRIAVRREIVPHVALELYWRGTRRVSNVDVFDYDKQLAGAVIRVSTD
- a CDS encoding CHASE2 domain-containing protein; translated protein: MKASAWKDPRWLSVIPVACVLTIAVGALSLDVGQSVDRRVHDAFVRLAPTAGPKPTLALPDVAVVTIDPRSLRASEPWPWRRSTHARAVDALTAAGARAIAFDIDFSSASTPEDDARLAESLRASGRGVLATFSQIQRLESGAELEIVNRPIPSLERAAASLGSVLVPIDPDGVVRHAPRASAISGERIPSLARAALAVAAPETLRARIEHALDAHDATRVDYRRHWPEIQTISYIDLIEGSFDPKEVEGRAVFIGATAAEFQDLWPTPPSPALPGVMIQAIAYRTAAAEAMDEAIQRSAPRLLAAALLCVLAVLTRGRSGERTVTRLALFLGLAGAVALSGWAALWFAGWAMPVIVPLAFLAARYALGIERLQRHFHLRAQAHESSLVALERIGEATRKGSTDDGPQTGLELALELLGDVVGARGIVLIRALPDGSLTREHLEWRPHGGSDEVLRFDEAEAACALEEQRTIETPEPTLPSARVVYAPLVAGPESVGVLVVFGRAGQAVDAIHSRTIATVSAQLALTAQNLRLIERLRETFESSIAAVASAVEARDGYTDQHCRRLAAFSSLMGARLGMPEDEIRAMELGALLHDVGKIGIRDAVLNKPGRLDGEERREMERHPEIGAGIVAPVVGLEETTLHCVMHHHERWDGGGYPDGLEGEEIPLAARIVTIVDVWDALSTARPYKPAFSQTEVRDLLVKGRGRQFDPELVDLFFEVLHEQGDEMLELIARTSGHGVPHQ